In Apostichopus japonicus isolate 1M-3 chromosome 5, ASM3797524v1, whole genome shotgun sequence, a single window of DNA contains:
- the LOC139967575 gene encoding uncharacterized protein: MFSKKFRKKVRGKASPLKGTGSLSSSLPRTIYLMNIDELRRTAVGLLPKDKGIPPTEEKAKDDISSAAMATETDTVLASRSNGNDKEMEKRNVKDEDVASEKKDGSLHSPCDGNSLDELFFQNAVRKPPPKTNRKRRGDLLDAWSIDSLEMDDCTLFSSELSPSMKKTQNRRLGDVDQVSSSSLLRESFVSPLSGETSRDAKHETSMTTKASQKKTEPDMSFLDDIF, translated from the exons ATGTTTTCAAAGAAGTTTAGGAAGAAAGTGAGGGGCAAGGCATCACCTTTAAAGGGTACTGG ATCATTGAGCTCCTCGCTGCCCAGAACGATATATCTGATGAACATCGATGAGTTGAGACGAACGGCTGTTGGTCTCCTCCCCAAG GACAAAGGTATTCCGCCCACAGAGGAAAAGGCAAAGGATGACATCTCATCTGCTGCTATGGCAACAGAAACAGATACAGTGTTGGCTAGCAGGAGTAATGGAAATGATAAAGAAATGGAAAAGAGAAATGTGAAAGATGAAGATGTGGCAAGTGAGAAGAAAGATGGCAGCCTCCACTCTCCGTGTGATGGCAATTCACTGGACGAGTTATTCTTCCAGAATGCTGTTAGAAAGCCACCACCAAAGACCAACag AAAGCGTAGAGGAGACTTGCTAGACGCTTGGTCCATCGATTCTCTTGAGATGGATGACTGCACTTTGTTTTCCTCTGAATTGTCACCATCGATGAAGAAGACGCAGAACAGAAGACTCGGTGACGTCGATCAAGTGTCATCTTCCTCTTTGCTGCGAGAGTCCTTCGTGTCCCCCCTGTCAGGAGAAACATCTAGAGACGCCAAACACGAGACATCCATGACGACCAAAGCCTCGCAGAAGAAGACCGAGCCAGATATGTCCTTTCTGGATGACATCTTCTGA